The Rhodococcus sp. X156 genome window below encodes:
- a CDS encoding N(5)-(carboxyethyl)ornithine synthase: MSRNADRPPTTELLSLGVLAHSRKPDERRLPIHPAHLARIDPDLRARIYLEHGYGEPFGITDDELARDIAGMRSRAELIASSDVILLPKVQAADLAEMRTGQVIWGWPHCVQDTALTEQAVAQRLTLIAFEAMNHWTKDGGFSLHVFHKNNELAGYSSVLHAMQLAGLTGDYGRRLRATVIGFGATARGAITALSAHGVDDVRVMTNREVAAVGSPIHSVDIVQFEHDSTDPHRSYANTVDGRVPLAPFLAENDIVVNCVLQDTAAPLTFLLEEDLAAFAPGSLVVDVSCDEGMGFSWARPTSFAEPTFLVGDHVQYYAVDHSPSYLWHSATWEISLALLPHLRTVLSGQESWDAEQTISRAIEIRDGVIQNPAILAFQHRDADFPHAVVQPVCV; encoded by the coding sequence ATGTCAAGAAACGCTGACCGGCCCCCCACCACTGAGCTGCTCTCCCTGGGCGTCCTGGCGCACTCCCGCAAGCCCGACGAGCGGCGCCTGCCCATCCATCCCGCGCACCTCGCCCGGATCGACCCTGACCTGCGCGCACGGATCTACCTCGAGCACGGGTACGGCGAGCCCTTCGGCATCACCGACGACGAGCTGGCGCGCGACATCGCGGGAATGCGCTCGCGCGCCGAGCTGATCGCCAGCTCCGACGTGATCCTGCTGCCCAAGGTGCAGGCCGCCGACCTCGCGGAGATGCGCACCGGGCAGGTGATCTGGGGATGGCCGCACTGCGTGCAGGACACCGCGCTCACCGAGCAGGCCGTCGCGCAGCGGCTGACCCTCATCGCGTTCGAGGCGATGAATCACTGGACCAAGGACGGTGGGTTCAGCCTGCACGTGTTCCACAAGAACAACGAGCTGGCCGGGTACAGCTCCGTGCTGCACGCGATGCAGCTGGCGGGGCTGACCGGTGACTACGGTCGCCGGCTGCGGGCCACGGTGATCGGCTTCGGCGCCACGGCCCGCGGGGCAATCACCGCGCTCAGCGCGCACGGGGTGGACGACGTGCGGGTGATGACCAACCGGGAGGTGGCCGCGGTCGGCTCGCCGATCCACTCGGTGGACATCGTGCAGTTCGAGCACGACTCCACGGACCCGCACCGCAGCTACGCCAACACCGTGGACGGCCGGGTGCCGCTGGCGCCCTTCCTGGCCGAGAACGACATCGTGGTCAACTGCGTCCTGCAGGACACCGCGGCGCCGTTGACCTTCCTGCTCGAGGAGGACCTCGCGGCGTTCGCGCCCGGCAGCCTGGTGGTGGACGTCTCCTGCGACGAGGGGATGGGCTTCAGCTGGGCTCGACCGACGTCGTTCGCCGAGCCGACGTTCCTGGTGGGCGACCACGTGCAGTACTACGCGGTGGACCACAGCCCGTCGTACCTGTGGCACTCCGCGACGTGGGAGATCAGCCTGGCGCTGCTGCCGCACCTGCGCACGGTGCTCAGCGGGCAGGAGTCCTGGGACGCCGAGCAGACCATCAGCCGGGCGATCGAGATCCGCGACGGGGTGATCCAGAACCCGGCGATCCTGGCGTTCCAGCACCGCGACGCGGATTTCCCGCACGCCGTGGTGCAGCCGGTCTGCGTCTAG
- a CDS encoding ATP-dependent Clp protease ATP-binding subunit, whose amino-acid sequence MPGFDDFFGSGFGGELGANRRVDLTRVLNQQSHQVVEAAAKHAVEQGHPEVDSLHLLWALSGQEPTSSLLRRVGVDVEELRNDVEAQLPARQGMTGPAAALPSLGPASQRVLLAAHQIARALGSTYVDPVHVLLALSANPANTAGRLLAARGANPQTLQVAAGETDHDASGEEQSETPTLDEYGLDLTAQARAGELDPVIGRAEEIEQTIEVLSRRTKNNPVLIGEAGVGKTAIVEGLAQRIVDGDVPPLLHGKRVVALEISGMLAGTRYRGDFEERMKKVIDEIVAHRDEVIVFIDEVHTVVGAGGADGAVDAGNILKPRLARGELHLVGATTLSEYRRIEKDPALERRFQPVKVDEPSVADAITILRGLQGRYEEHHEVRYTDEAVVAAVELSDRYLPDRHLPDKAIDLIDQAGARLRLRRSNSPVAELEQKLARLTQEKDRSVATEDYERASALRDEIAALEVTIAGASAEEPSHEVGADQIADVLARATGIPVNQVSAHDKERLRRLEDELHQRVIGQDDAVHAIARAVRRSRTGMGDGNRPVGSFLFLGPTGVGKTELAKALATSLFGDEDSMIRLDMSEFGERHNVSRLVGSPPGYVGYDEAGQLTEAVRRRPYSVVLLDEVEKAHPDVFNILLQVLDDGRLTDGQGRTVDFKNTVLIMTSNLGSDIISSRSGGIGFATEAQQREGTKVRERLMGRLRESFRPEFLNRIDEIVVFAKLELEQLRQITDLLLGATRSRLAGLDISLELTPAAVDWIAEHGHEPEFGARPLRRTIQREVDDRIADLLVDDAVTAGGAVRVDVVDGELTVEPVATAAVSSHALALAG is encoded by the coding sequence ATGCCAGGTTTTGACGACTTCTTCGGCTCAGGTTTCGGGGGCGAGCTCGGCGCGAACCGCCGGGTCGACCTCACGCGGGTGCTCAACCAGCAGTCGCACCAGGTGGTCGAGGCCGCGGCCAAGCACGCCGTCGAGCAGGGCCACCCCGAGGTCGACTCGCTGCACCTGCTGTGGGCGCTGAGCGGCCAGGAGCCCACCAGCTCCCTGCTGCGCCGGGTGGGCGTGGACGTCGAGGAGCTGCGCAACGACGTCGAGGCACAGCTGCCGGCCCGTCAGGGCATGACCGGCCCCGCAGCCGCGCTTCCGTCGCTGGGGCCGGCCAGCCAGCGCGTGCTGCTGGCCGCCCACCAGATCGCCCGCGCGCTGGGCTCCACCTACGTCGACCCGGTGCACGTGCTGCTGGCCCTGTCCGCCAACCCGGCCAACACCGCCGGCCGGCTGCTGGCCGCCCGCGGCGCCAACCCGCAGACCCTGCAGGTGGCGGCTGGGGAGACCGACCACGACGCCTCCGGCGAGGAGCAGAGCGAGACGCCCACGCTGGACGAGTACGGGCTGGACCTCACCGCCCAGGCCCGCGCCGGCGAGCTGGACCCGGTGATCGGCCGCGCCGAGGAGATCGAGCAGACCATCGAGGTGCTGTCCCGGCGCACCAAGAACAACCCGGTGCTCATCGGTGAGGCGGGCGTGGGCAAGACCGCCATCGTGGAGGGCCTCGCGCAGCGCATCGTCGACGGCGACGTCCCGCCGCTGCTGCACGGCAAGCGCGTGGTGGCGCTGGAGATCTCCGGCATGCTCGCCGGCACCCGCTACCGGGGCGACTTCGAGGAGCGGATGAAGAAGGTGATCGACGAGATCGTCGCCCACCGCGACGAGGTCATCGTGTTCATCGACGAGGTGCACACCGTGGTCGGCGCCGGTGGCGCGGACGGCGCGGTGGACGCCGGCAACATCCTCAAGCCGCGGCTGGCCCGGGGTGAGCTGCACCTGGTGGGTGCCACCACCCTGAGCGAGTACCGGCGCATCGAGAAGGACCCCGCGCTGGAGCGCCGCTTCCAGCCGGTCAAGGTGGACGAGCCCAGCGTGGCCGACGCCATCACCATCCTGCGGGGGCTGCAGGGCCGCTACGAGGAGCACCACGAGGTGCGCTACACCGACGAGGCCGTCGTGGCCGCGGTGGAGCTCTCCGACCGGTACCTGCCCGACCGCCACCTGCCGGACAAGGCGATCGACCTGATCGACCAGGCCGGTGCTCGGCTGCGGCTGCGGCGCAGCAACAGCCCGGTGGCCGAGCTGGAGCAGAAGCTGGCGCGGCTGACCCAGGAGAAGGACCGCTCGGTGGCCACCGAGGACTACGAGCGCGCCTCCGCCCTGCGCGACGAGATCGCCGCGCTGGAGGTGACGATCGCCGGCGCCTCGGCCGAGGAGCCCTCCCACGAGGTGGGCGCCGACCAGATCGCCGACGTGCTCGCCCGTGCCACCGGCATCCCGGTGAACCAGGTGAGCGCGCACGACAAGGAGCGGCTGCGCCGGCTGGAGGACGAGCTGCACCAGCGGGTGATCGGCCAGGACGACGCGGTGCACGCCATCGCCAGGGCGGTGCGGCGCAGCCGGACCGGCATGGGCGACGGCAACCGCCCGGTGGGCAGCTTCCTGTTCCTGGGCCCCACCGGCGTGGGCAAGACCGAGCTGGCCAAGGCACTGGCCACCTCGCTGTTCGGCGACGAGGACAGCATGATCCGGCTGGACATGAGCGAGTTCGGTGAGCGGCACAACGTCAGCCGCCTGGTCGGGTCGCCTCCCGGTTACGTCGGCTACGACGAGGCCGGGCAGCTGACCGAGGCCGTGCGGCGTCGCCCGTACTCGGTGGTGCTGCTGGACGAGGTGGAGAAGGCGCACCCGGACGTGTTCAACATCCTGCTGCAGGTGCTCGACGACGGGCGCCTGACCGACGGGCAGGGCCGGACGGTGGACTTCAAGAACACCGTGCTGATCATGACCAGCAACCTCGGCTCGGACATCATCTCCAGCCGCTCCGGTGGCATCGGCTTCGCCACCGAGGCTCAGCAGCGGGAGGGCACCAAGGTGCGCGAGCGGCTGATGGGCCGGCTGCGGGAGAGCTTCCGCCCGGAGTTCCTCAACCGCATCGACGAGATCGTGGTGTTCGCCAAGCTGGAGCTGGAGCAGCTGCGCCAGATCACCGACCTGCTGCTGGGCGCCACCCGCAGCCGGCTGGCCGGGCTGGACATCAGCCTGGAGCTCACGCCGGCGGCGGTGGACTGGATCGCCGAGCACGGCCACGAGCCGGAGTTCGGCGCCCGCCCGCTGCGGCGGACCATCCAGCGCGAGGTCGACGACCGCATCGCCGACCTGCTGGTGGACGACGCGGTGACCGCCGGTGGCGCGGTGCGGGTGGACGTGGTGGACGGCGAGCTCACCGTCGAGCCCGTGGCGACGGCTGCGGTGTCCAGCCACGCGCTGGCGCTGGCGGGCTGA
- a CDS encoding DHA2 family efflux MFS transporter permease subunit, with translation MGTAGGRWLLLAAIGGSGMALLDSTVVNVALPRIGTALGAGFGGLQWTLNGYTLMLASLILLGGALGDRYGRRRVFLVGVAWFAVASLLCGLALNVEMLVAARALQGIGGALLTPGSLSLISASFRASDRGAAVGAWSGLGGVAAAVGPLVGGWLVEQVSWRAVFLVNLPLAALVLWVGVRHVPESRDPQAPGRLDLTGALLTVVGLAALTYGLIAVQWVPVVVGLVALGAFVVVERRSRHPLVPLELFASRLFTAANLVTLAVYAALGGVFFLLVLQLQVVAGFSPVAAGLALLPVTALMLVLSARSGALAQRIGPRLQMTVGPLVAAAGLLLTLRIGPGSSYLRDVLPAVTVFGLGLACLVAPLTAAVLAAAPAHLAGTASGVNNAVARTAGLLAVAALPALVGLGGADYLQPAVFDPGFDAAMLICAGLLGAGAVVALVLVHGRPEVRQPSPAVLAVDRNLQCGVDGPPVCPRAPRQSE, from the coding sequence ATGGGCACGGCGGGCGGACGCTGGCTGCTGCTGGCCGCGATCGGCGGCTCCGGCATGGCCCTGCTGGACTCCACCGTGGTGAACGTCGCGCTGCCCCGGATCGGTACCGCGCTCGGCGCCGGCTTCGGCGGCCTGCAGTGGACCCTGAACGGCTACACGCTGATGCTCGCCTCGCTCATCCTGCTGGGCGGTGCGCTCGGGGACCGCTACGGCCGGCGCCGGGTGTTCCTGGTGGGGGTGGCCTGGTTCGCGGTGGCCTCGCTGTTGTGCGGCCTCGCGCTGAACGTGGAGATGCTGGTGGCCGCCCGGGCCCTGCAGGGCATCGGCGGCGCCCTGCTCACCCCCGGCAGCCTGTCGCTGATCTCGGCCAGCTTCCGGGCGTCCGACCGCGGCGCGGCGGTGGGGGCGTGGTCGGGCCTGGGCGGGGTGGCCGCGGCCGTCGGGCCGCTGGTCGGCGGCTGGCTGGTGGAGCAGGTGAGCTGGCGAGCGGTGTTCCTGGTCAACCTCCCGCTGGCCGCGCTGGTGCTGTGGGTGGGGGTGCGCCACGTGCCGGAGAGCCGCGACCCGCAGGCGCCCGGCCGGCTCGACCTCACCGGGGCGTTGCTCACCGTGGTCGGCCTCGCCGCGCTCACCTACGGGCTGATCGCCGTGCAGTGGGTCCCGGTGGTGGTGGGCCTGGTGGCGCTCGGGGCCTTCGTGGTGGTGGAGCGGCGCAGCCGGCACCCGCTGGTGCCGCTGGAGCTGTTCGCCTCGCGGCTGTTCACCGCGGCCAACCTGGTGACGCTGGCCGTCTACGCGGCGCTGGGCGGGGTGTTCTTCCTGCTGGTGCTGCAGCTGCAGGTGGTGGCGGGCTTCTCCCCGGTGGCGGCGGGGCTGGCGTTGCTGCCGGTGACCGCGCTGATGCTGGTGCTCTCCGCGCGCTCCGGGGCGCTGGCCCAGCGGATCGGCCCGCGGCTGCAGATGACGGTGGGCCCGCTGGTGGCCGCGGCCGGGCTGCTGCTCACCCTGCGCATCGGGCCGGGCTCGTCCTACCTGCGCGACGTGCTGCCCGCGGTGACGGTGTTCGGGCTGGGCCTGGCGTGCCTGGTGGCCCCGCTCACCGCCGCCGTGCTGGCCGCGGCACCGGCACACCTGGCCGGCACCGCGTCCGGGGTGAACAACGCGGTGGCCCGCACCGCCGGACTGCTGGCCGTGGCGGCGCTGCCCGCACTGGTGGGCCTCGGGGGAGCGGACTACCTGCAGCCGGCGGTGTTCGACCCCGGCTTCGACGCCGCGATGCTCATCTGCGCGGGCCTGCTCGGGGCCGGTGCCGTGGTGGCGCTGGTGCTGGTGCACGGCCGTCCCGAGGTGCGCCAGCCCAGCCCCGCCGTGCTGGCGGTGGACCGGAACCTGCAGTGCGGCGTGGACGGCCCGCCGGTGTGTCCCCGCGCGCCGCGGCAGAGCGAGTAG
- a CDS encoding CoA-transferase has protein sequence MADKRMTEQEVVAELSSGMTIGIGGWGSRRKPMSLVRAILNSDLTDLTIVTYGGPDAGLLCAAGKVRRLVYGFVSLDSIALDPHFRAARQAGSIEVTEYDEGMLQWGLYAAAIRVPFLPTRAGLGSDVMRVNPQLKTVSDPYGSGEDLVAVPALHLDAALVHMNRADAQGNAQFLGPDPYFDDLYCMAAERAYVSCEKVVPTEELSATAHPATQRISRMMVRGVVEAPNGAHFTSCVPDYGRDEKFQKAYATAAADPAAWAEFSERYLSGSEADYQAAVTNSSTEVSA, from the coding sequence GTGGCTGACAAACGGATGACCGAGCAGGAGGTCGTCGCCGAGCTGTCCTCGGGGATGACCATCGGGATCGGCGGATGGGGGTCGCGGCGCAAGCCGATGTCCCTGGTCCGGGCGATTCTCAACTCCGACCTGACCGACCTGACCATCGTGACCTACGGCGGTCCGGACGCCGGCCTGCTGTGCGCGGCCGGCAAGGTCCGCCGCCTGGTCTACGGCTTCGTCTCGCTGGACTCCATCGCGCTCGACCCGCACTTCCGGGCGGCGCGCCAGGCCGGCAGCATCGAGGTCACCGAGTACGACGAGGGCATGCTCCAGTGGGGCCTGTACGCCGCGGCCATCCGCGTGCCGTTCCTGCCCACCCGGGCCGGCCTGGGCTCCGACGTCATGCGCGTCAACCCCCAGCTCAAGACGGTCTCCGACCCCTACGGCAGCGGCGAGGACCTGGTGGCCGTCCCGGCGCTGCACCTCGACGCCGCGCTGGTGCACATGAACCGCGCCGACGCGCAGGGCAACGCCCAGTTCCTCGGCCCGGACCCGTACTTCGACGACCTGTACTGCATGGCCGCCGAGCGGGCCTACGTCTCCTGCGAGAAGGTCGTGCCCACCGAGGAGCTCTCCGCCACGGCGCACCCGGCCACCCAGCGCATCTCCCGGATGATGGTCCGCGGCGTGGTGGAGGCCCCCAACGGCGCCCACTTCACCTCCTGCGTGCCCGACTACGGCCGCGACGAGAAGTTCCAGAAGGCCTACGCCACCGCCGCTGCCGACCCGGCCGCCTGGGCCGAGTTCAGCGAGCGCTACCTCTCCGGCTCCGAGGCCGACTACCAGGCCGCAGTGACCAACAGCAGCACGGAGGTTTCGGCATGA
- a CDS encoding CoA-transferase, translating into MSEATQTGATQTDVSRAEVCVIACAEAFRDNGEILASAFGTIPAIGVRLARHTFSPDLLLTDGEAAVVKGTWAIGAAAPEDVESWIPFRTIFDVVWSGKRHVMMIPSQIDSYGNTNISAIGDHAKPKVQLLGARGAPGNSVYHPTSYWVPKHSTRIFTPTVDMVCGVGNDNAQKAGPAAAKFHDLRTVVTNLAVLDYDKPTGQLRLKSLHPGVTVEEVQEATGFDLVVPADVPFTRLPTDAELQLIREVIDPRSLRDREVKPEVKQ; encoded by the coding sequence ATGAGCGAGGCGACCCAGACCGGCGCGACCCAGACCGACGTGAGCAGGGCCGAGGTGTGCGTCATCGCCTGCGCCGAGGCCTTCCGCGACAACGGTGAGATCCTGGCCAGCGCGTTCGGCACCATCCCCGCCATCGGCGTGCGCCTGGCGCGGCACACCTTCTCCCCGGACCTGCTGCTCACCGACGGCGAGGCCGCCGTGGTCAAGGGAACCTGGGCCATCGGTGCCGCCGCGCCCGAGGACGTCGAGTCCTGGATCCCCTTCCGCACCATCTTCGACGTGGTGTGGAGCGGCAAGCGGCACGTGATGATGATCCCGAGCCAGATCGACTCCTACGGCAACACCAACATCTCGGCCATCGGCGACCACGCCAAGCCCAAGGTGCAGCTGCTCGGCGCCCGTGGCGCCCCGGGCAACAGCGTCTACCACCCCACCAGCTACTGGGTGCCCAAGCACAGCACCCGCATCTTCACCCCCACGGTGGACATGGTGTGCGGCGTCGGCAACGACAACGCGCAGAAGGCGGGCCCCGCGGCCGCGAAGTTCCACGACCTGCGCACCGTGGTCACCAACCTCGCCGTCCTGGACTACGACAAGCCCACCGGCCAGCTGCGGCTGAAGTCGCTGCACCCGGGAGTCACCGTGGAGGAGGTCCAGGAGGCCACCGGCTTCGACCTGGTGGTCCCCGCGGACGTGCCCTTCACCCGGCTGCCCACCGACGCCGAGCTGCAGCTGATCCGCGAGGTCATCGACCCCCGCAGCCTGCGCGACCGCGAGGTCAAGCCGGAGGTCAAGCAGTGA
- a CDS encoding nitronate monooxygenase family protein, with amino-acid sequence MSLHPALSTRVTELFGVKYPVVQTGMGWVSNAGLTAATANAGGLGIIAGGAMSYEELSDNITKVQALTENPFGVNLRADSADIAKRIDLVIRAGVKVASFALAPKQDLIGRLKDAGVVVMPSIGARRHAEKVAAWGADAVLVQGGEGGGHTGNVPTSLLLPQVVDAVDIPVIAAGGYFDGRGLVSALAYGAEGIAMGTRFLLTSDSPVAANVKDVYLSKTVNDTVLTLQIDGVPQRVLRAGTIDQIESSSGARRMARSVRNAVAFQKLSGTPWTHMMREGLAMKKSHDLSWSQVVMAANAPMLYRSALVDGRTDLGVMATGQVVGLIEDTPSCEELIQRIITEADQVLNRLGKA; translated from the coding sequence GTGAGCCTGCACCCCGCGCTGAGCACCCGGGTCACCGAGCTCTTCGGCGTCAAGTACCCGGTCGTGCAGACCGGCATGGGCTGGGTCTCCAACGCCGGGCTCACCGCCGCCACCGCCAACGCCGGCGGCCTGGGCATCATCGCCGGCGGCGCGATGAGCTACGAGGAGCTGTCGGACAACATCACCAAGGTCCAGGCCCTCACCGAGAACCCCTTCGGCGTGAACCTGCGGGCCGACTCCGCCGACATCGCCAAGCGGATCGACCTGGTCATCCGCGCCGGCGTCAAGGTGGCCTCCTTCGCCCTGGCCCCCAAGCAGGACCTCATCGGCCGGCTCAAGGACGCCGGCGTGGTGGTCATGCCCTCCATCGGCGCCCGCCGGCACGCGGAGAAGGTCGCCGCCTGGGGTGCCGACGCGGTGCTCGTGCAGGGCGGGGAGGGCGGCGGCCACACCGGCAACGTCCCCACCAGCCTGCTGCTGCCCCAGGTCGTCGACGCCGTGGACATCCCGGTGATCGCCGCCGGTGGCTACTTCGACGGCCGCGGCCTGGTCTCGGCGCTGGCCTACGGTGCCGAGGGCATCGCCATGGGCACCCGGTTCCTGCTCACCAGCGACTCCCCGGTGGCGGCCAACGTCAAGGACGTCTACCTGTCCAAGACGGTCAACGACACCGTGCTCACGCTGCAGATCGACGGGGTGCCCCAGCGCGTGCTGCGCGCCGGCACCATCGACCAGATCGAGTCCAGCTCCGGCGCCCGCCGGATGGCCCGCTCGGTGCGCAACGCGGTGGCCTTCCAGAAGCTCTCCGGCACCCCGTGGACGCACATGATGCGGGAGGGCCTGGCGATGAAGAAGTCGCACGACCTCTCCTGGAGCCAGGTCGTGATGGCGGCCAACGCCCCCATGCTCTACCGCTCCGCGCTGGTCGACGGCCGCACCGACCTCGGCGTGATGGCCACCGGTCAGGTGGTGGGCCTCATCGAGGACACCCCCAGCTGCGAGGAGCTCATCCAGCGCATCATCACCGAGGCCGACCAGGTCCTCAACCGACTTGGGAAGGCCTGA
- a CDS encoding SDR family oxidoreductase: MSESTTASAPALQPGPGHNLLAGKTVLVTAAAGTGIGFSTAERCAIEGATVAISDRHERRLAEAADKIEETTGTRPLAIPCDVTNQEQIDHLMDATVAELGRIDVLVNNAGLGGTASVIDMTDDQWSSVLDVTLTSTFRATRAVLRHMVPQGSGVIINNSSVIGWRAQQGQAHYAAAKAGVMALTRCSALDVAEHGIRVNAVAPSIVMHPFLAKVTTDELLAELSAKEAFGRPAEAWELANVIVFLASDYSSYMTGEVVSVSSQHP, from the coding sequence ATGTCTGAGAGCACCACCGCGTCCGCACCGGCCCTGCAGCCGGGCCCGGGCCACAACCTGCTGGCCGGCAAGACCGTGCTGGTCACCGCCGCGGCCGGCACCGGCATCGGCTTCTCCACCGCCGAGCGCTGCGCCATCGAGGGCGCCACCGTGGCCATCAGCGACCGCCACGAGCGTCGCCTGGCCGAGGCGGCCGACAAGATCGAGGAGACCACCGGCACCCGCCCGCTGGCCATCCCGTGCGACGTCACCAACCAGGAGCAGATCGACCACCTGATGGACGCCACGGTGGCCGAGCTCGGGCGCATCGACGTGCTGGTGAACAACGCCGGCCTGGGTGGCACTGCCTCGGTGATCGACATGACCGACGACCAGTGGAGCAGCGTGCTCGACGTGACGCTGACGTCCACCTTCCGCGCCACCCGCGCGGTGCTGCGGCACATGGTGCCCCAGGGCAGCGGCGTGATCATCAACAACTCCTCGGTGATCGGCTGGCGCGCCCAGCAGGGCCAGGCCCACTACGCCGCCGCCAAGGCCGGCGTGATGGCGCTGACCCGCTGCTCCGCGCTGGACGTGGCCGAGCACGGCATTCGGGTGAACGCCGTGGCGCCGAGCATCGTGATGCACCCGTTCCTGGCCAAGGTGACCACCGACGAGCTGCTCGCCGAGCTGAGTGCCAAGGAGGCCTTCGGGCGCCCGGCCGAGGCGTGGGAGCTGGCCAACGTCATCGTCTTCCTGGCCAGCGACTACTCCAGCTACATGACGGGCGAGGTCGTCTCCGTCAGCAGCCAGCACCCGTGA